In Nostoc sp. GT001, a genomic segment contains:
- a CDS encoding GNAT family N-acetyltransferase, giving the protein MTAQFEYSTLADPQDIQQLIYILEQCFISPVGGEEAYVNLIGVENFRIIRGFGQLVGGLATLDMGQWWGGVRVPMTGIAAVGIAPEYRGSGAAIALMQQTLKELYARGIPLSALYPAMQTLYRRVGYEQGGSWCNWEVSTRNIQVREQSLPLQPIVPINHQVFHELYQQQARQTHGYLDRHPAIWERLIQPDEKETFYAYFIGTKEKPEGYILFSQHSREDGAILRIKDWVILTTAAAQTFWSFLASHRSQIEHVRWRSSVTDSLTLLLPEQTAKFKNTMRWMLRVVDVVKALEMRGYPSGIETELHLDIQDNLLDANNSKFILSVANGRGEVTKGGKGELQLDIRELAPLYTSLFAPYHLQIAGKLYGTETAISAATQIFAGSSPWMADFF; this is encoded by the coding sequence ATGACGGCTCAATTTGAATACAGCACTCTTGCCGATCCACAGGATATTCAGCAGCTGATATATATCCTTGAGCAGTGTTTCATCAGCCCAGTTGGTGGCGAGGAAGCTTATGTTAATCTCATTGGCGTAGAAAATTTCCGTATTATTCGGGGATTTGGGCAATTAGTTGGTGGATTGGCAACTCTGGATATGGGCCAGTGGTGGGGTGGTGTGCGTGTACCAATGACAGGAATCGCCGCAGTGGGTATTGCTCCAGAGTATCGTGGTTCGGGAGCTGCGATCGCTCTCATGCAGCAGACGCTCAAGGAACTTTATGCTAGAGGTATACCGCTCTCTGCTCTTTATCCAGCCATGCAAACTCTGTATCGAAGAGTCGGCTATGAGCAAGGGGGTAGCTGGTGTAATTGGGAAGTTTCTACTAGGAATATCCAAGTGCGAGAGCAATCCCTACCTTTGCAACCCATAGTGCCAATTAATCATCAAGTCTTTCATGAACTATATCAACAACAGGCGAGACAAACGCATGGATATTTAGACCGACATCCCGCAATCTGGGAGCGCTTAATTCAACCAGATGAGAAGGAAACATTTTACGCATATTTTATCGGTACAAAAGAGAAACCCGAAGGCTATATCCTCTTCAGCCAACATTCAAGAGAGGATGGCGCAATCCTGCGAATCAAAGATTGGGTAATTCTCACAACTGCGGCTGCACAAACATTCTGGTCTTTCCTTGCCAGTCATCGCTCTCAAATTGAACACGTGCGATGGAGGAGTTCTGTAACTGATTCTTTGACATTGCTACTACCAGAGCAAACTGCCAAGTTTAAGAATACGATGCGTTGGATGCTGCGGGTAGTAGATGTAGTTAAGGCGCTGGAGATGCGGGGTTATCCATCGGGAATCGAAACTGAACTGCACTTAGACATTCAAGATAATTTGTTAGATGCAAATAATAGTAAATTCATTCTTTCTGTTGCCAATGGACGCGGTGAAGTTACAAAAGGTGGAAAAGGTGAGTTGCAGTTAGATATCCGAGAATTAGCACCACTATATACAAGTTTGTTCGCTCCCTACCATTTGCAAATAGCCGGAAAACTGTATGGGACAGAAACCGCTATTTCAGCAGCTACGCAAATCTTTGCAGGTAGTTCTCCTTGGATGGCTGATTTCTTTTAA
- a CDS encoding multidrug efflux SMR transporter: MSTSWIYLIIAILFEVSGTTCMKLSDGFTKIVPSVLIFVFYGLCFTFLTFALKRLEVSVAYSVWAGLGTILVALIGIIWFRESATFIKLVSISLIIIGVIGINASQ; the protein is encoded by the coding sequence ATGTCAACAAGTTGGATTTACCTTATAATTGCCATCCTTTTTGAAGTTTCAGGCACAACTTGCATGAAATTATCGGATGGATTTACTAAAATAGTTCCTTCAGTATTAATATTTGTCTTCTATGGACTTTGTTTTACTTTTTTGACCTTTGCCCTCAAGAGACTTGAAGTAAGTGTCGCCTATTCTGTCTGGGCTGGATTAGGAACTATTCTAGTCGCTCTTATTGGGATTATTTGGTTTCGGGAATCTGCCACATTCATCAAACTTGTGTCGATCTCCTTAATAATCATTGGGGTAATTGGCATCAACGCAAGTCAGTGA
- a CDS encoding FAD-dependent oxidoreductase, with protein MAKPAILTVDDDPEVLQAVSRDLRHQYGDRFRIVRADSGITALDVVQQLKLRNEAVALFLVDQRMPQMGGVEFLERAKDIFPDAKRALLTAYADTDAAIKSINSTRLDYYLLKPWNPPEEKLYPVLDDLLDDWLAGFRPPFEGIRVIGNRWSPFSHQVKDFLARNQVPFKWLDIELEPDVEKLVEYAQADGRQQLPLVLFPDGSRLIQPSNLEIAAKIGLQTQAERPFYDLAIVGAGPAGLAAAVYGASEGLSTVLIEREAPGGQAGTSSRIENYLGFPVGLSGSDLARRGVTQARRFGVEILTPQVVTGVRLEDPYRILQLADGSEISCHALLVATGVSYRWLKVPGAEKLTGAGIYYGAAMTEAIACANEEVYLVGGANSAGQAAMHFAKYASKVIMLVRGESLASSMSQYLIDQIAATENIKVCTGCSVVEVKGEEHLEAIAIAHAKTGQTETVSARSLFIFIGASPKTDWLDGVIQRDAQGFIITGPDLVHNGKSPRGWSLERSPFLLETNIPGIFAAGDVRYGSIKRVASGVGEGSIAIQFVHRYLSNI; from the coding sequence ATGGCGAAACCAGCAATTTTAACCGTGGATGACGATCCAGAAGTATTGCAAGCGGTGTCACGAGACTTGCGTCATCAGTATGGCGATCGCTTCCGCATTGTCCGGGCAGATTCAGGTATCACGGCTCTGGATGTAGTACAGCAACTAAAATTGCGGAATGAAGCAGTTGCTCTATTTTTGGTTGATCAACGTATGCCCCAAATGGGAGGCGTGGAGTTCCTAGAACGAGCAAAAGACATCTTTCCCGATGCGAAACGCGCCTTGTTGACGGCCTATGCAGATACGGATGCTGCGATTAAATCGATTAATAGTACCAGACTTGATTATTACTTACTCAAGCCCTGGAATCCACCAGAAGAGAAGCTATATCCGGTTTTAGATGATTTGCTAGATGACTGGCTAGCTGGATTCCGTCCACCCTTTGAAGGCATTCGAGTCATTGGTAATCGCTGGTCGCCTTTTTCACATCAGGTGAAAGACTTTTTAGCACGTAACCAGGTTCCATTCAAATGGTTAGATATTGAACTGGAACCGGATGTAGAAAAATTGGTGGAATACGCCCAAGCTGATGGCAGACAGCAATTGCCATTGGTATTGTTTCCCGATGGTTCCCGATTAATTCAACCATCTAATTTAGAGATTGCCGCCAAAATTGGACTGCAAACTCAGGCAGAGCGCCCCTTTTATGACTTAGCGATCGTGGGTGCTGGCCCTGCCGGATTAGCAGCCGCCGTCTATGGCGCTTCTGAGGGATTGAGTACTGTATTAATTGAGCGTGAAGCGCCAGGAGGCCAAGCAGGTACGAGTTCGCGGATTGAAAACTATTTAGGGTTTCCTGTTGGCTTGAGTGGCAGTGATTTAGCAAGGCGGGGAGTCACCCAGGCGCGGCGATTTGGAGTAGAAATTCTCACTCCTCAAGTAGTAACTGGGGTTCGACTGGAAGATCCTTATCGGATTCTGCAATTAGCAGATGGTAGCGAGATTAGTTGCCATGCACTTTTAGTTGCAACCGGCGTTTCCTACCGTTGGCTAAAGGTTCCAGGAGCAGAGAAGCTCACAGGAGCAGGAATTTATTACGGTGCTGCTATGACTGAAGCGATCGCCTGCGCCAACGAAGAGGTTTACTTGGTAGGCGGGGCAAACTCTGCTGGACAGGCAGCAATGCATTTTGCTAAGTATGCTAGCAAAGTGATTATGTTGGTGCGGGGTGAGTCACTAGCATCAAGTATGTCTCAATATTTGATTGACCAAATTGCCGCGACTGAAAATATCAAAGTTTGCACGGGTTGCAGCGTCGTAGAAGTCAAGGGAGAGGAACATTTAGAAGCAATTGCGATCGCCCATGCTAAAACTGGACAAACCGAAACCGTGTCGGCGCGATCGCTGTTTATTTTCATCGGTGCTAGCCCCAAAACTGATTGGCTTGATGGCGTTATTCAACGCGATGCTCAGGGATTTATCATCACAGGGCCAGACTTAGTGCATAATGGCAAATCTCCTCGTGGTTGGTCTTTAGAACGCTCTCCTTTCTTATTAGAAACCAACATTCCCGGAATCTTTGCAGCCGGAGATGTCCGCTATGGCTCAATTAAGCGGGTGGCATCCGGTGTCGGAGAAGGTTCGATCGCCATTCAATTTGTTCACCGCTACCTAAGTAATATTTAG
- a CDS encoding serpin family protein, producing the protein MNRHKLSDAKENFLQRRYGVSLGRRYALAAASVVLFSVLGCSQVDSNKSALAQSSLPQPETPLQKKTAKTDTKIVESSNKFGFKLFSEVLKNDRGGNNIFISPSSVAIALAMTYNGASGSTQQAMAKTLELQGMNLPEINSSYAAVLKQLLDNSDAKVQLNIANSLWANQDVSFAPDFLNITQDFYQAKVSNLNFQDAAASNIINNWVKENTNGKITKIVEKIEPNQVLFLINAIYFKGNWTNEFDKKETAPYPFYITSGRRKQHPMMSQEGDYRYYESENFQAVSLPYGKDGKISFYIFLPEKNSNLKAFYQNLNVENWEKWMTQFNNQKGFIRLPRFKTDYDITLNDALKTLGMGEAFSNKANFSGMGKNFAISEVKHKTFVEVNEEGTEAAAATSVGIVATSFREEPEPFRMIVDRPFFCAIRDNQTGNILFMGSIIEPQ; encoded by the coding sequence ATGAATCGCCATAAATTGAGTGATGCAAAAGAAAATTTCCTGCAAAGACGTTACGGTGTGAGTCTAGGTAGACGTTATGCTCTGGCAGCTGCAAGCGTTGTTCTATTCAGTGTATTAGGGTGTTCTCAAGTCGATAGTAATAAAAGTGCCCTTGCCCAATCTAGTTTACCTCAGCCAGAAACTCCATTGCAAAAAAAAACAGCGAAAACTGATACAAAAATCGTTGAGTCTAGCAATAAGTTTGGCTTCAAACTGTTTTCAGAAGTGCTGAAAAACGATCGAGGTGGGAATAATATTTTTATCTCACCTTCGAGTGTTGCGATCGCTCTTGCTATGACTTACAACGGCGCTAGCGGTTCGACTCAACAAGCAATGGCAAAAACCCTAGAATTACAGGGGATGAATCTACCAGAAATCAACTCTTCTTATGCGGCGGTATTAAAACAGCTTTTAGACAATTCAGATGCGAAAGTGCAATTGAATATTGCTAACTCACTTTGGGCAAATCAAGATGTTAGCTTTGCACCAGACTTTCTCAATATAACCCAGGACTTCTATCAAGCCAAAGTCAGCAATTTAAACTTTCAAGATGCCGCCGCATCTAATATTATCAATAATTGGGTCAAAGAAAATACTAACGGCAAAATCACTAAAATAGTTGAAAAAATTGAACCAAATCAGGTATTATTTTTGATTAATGCCATATATTTTAAAGGTAATTGGACTAACGAGTTTGACAAGAAAGAAACTGCTCCATACCCTTTTTACATCACATCTGGTAGGCGAAAACAACACCCAATGATGTCACAGGAGGGTGATTATAGATACTATGAAAGCGAGAATTTTCAGGCAGTTAGTTTACCTTATGGGAAAGATGGTAAGATAAGTTTTTATATCTTTTTACCCGAAAAGAATTCTAACCTCAAAGCCTTTTATCAAAACTTGAATGTTGAGAACTGGGAAAAATGGATGACTCAGTTCAACAACCAAAAAGGGTTTATTCGCTTACCCCGCTTCAAAACAGATTACGATATTACACTCAATGATGCTTTAAAAACTTTAGGTATGGGGGAGGCTTTCAGCAACAAAGCCAATTTTTCTGGCATGGGTAAAAATTTTGCCATTAGCGAAGTTAAGCATAAAACTTTTGTTGAAGTGAACGAAGAAGGTACCGAAGCGGCGGCTGCTACTTCAGTGGGAATAGTAGCAACATCTTTTAGAGAAGAACCAGAACCATTCCGAATGATTGTTGATCGTCCCTTCTTCTGTGCTATTCGGGATAATCAGACGGGAAACATTTTGTTTATGGGTTCAATTATCGAACCACAATGA
- a CDS encoding S8 family serine peptidase, translating to MTKKLTWIFWGLTASCLSAPVIASALESALGTNGIDALKLHKSPYNLIGRKIAIGQVEIGRPGMFGWDKAVSKNRAISLAAVFLRNEPAKSNNGVDAHAYNVAGVMVSQDKALPGVAPGARLYSSAVGSTKNMGQPEECLSAQHIALQNGGDLRAINFSFGEPLSRDPRPEATLDGNALLTLCVDWSSRAHDVLYAIAGNQGKGGIPIPTDNFNGINVAFSSRRGGVFNKVDVANLAGVNQGVNGRLAGREFDLDGRRAISLVAPGNNIPLLNPDGKLNKVTGTSFAAPQVTATVALLQELADRQMRTKQPHWSIDSRRHQVMKAVLLNSADKLLDSGDGLKLGMTRTLIDKQNQNWLDSDAYKDPKIPLDAQMGAGHLNVFRAYQQFSAGQWQASAAVPAIGWDYRTVDVGAFVDYILAKPLKQGSFVAVTLSWDRLVELNDKNKNQQYDLGETFRDRGLNNLDLYLVKADAQNSDAGAICSSISQIDSVEHIFCPVTATGDYKIRVQFRQKLNEATQPYSLAWWSVPIN from the coding sequence ATGACTAAAAAACTAACCTGGATATTTTGGGGATTAACTGCTTCTTGTCTAAGTGCGCCAGTAATTGCTTCAGCTTTAGAATCTGCACTAGGAACTAATGGCATTGATGCTCTGAAGCTACACAAATCTCCTTATAATTTAATCGGTCGTAAGATTGCTATTGGTCAAGTGGAAATTGGNCGGCCGGGAATGTTTGGGTGGGATAAGGCGGTGTCTAAAAATCGTGCCATATCTTTAGCAGCAGTTTTCTTACGCAATGAGCCAGCTAAGTCTAATAATGGTGTTGACGCCCACGCCTATAATGTCGCTGGTGTGATGGTGAGTCAAGACAAAGCTTTGCCAGGAGTTGCTCCAGGAGCGCGATTGTATTCATCGGCGGTGGGTTCGACTAAAAACATGGGTCAGCCAGAAGAGTGCTTGTCAGCACAGCACATAGCGCTCCAAAATGGTGGCGATCTCCGTGCGATTAACTTTAGCTTTGGGGAACCTCTGAGTCGCGATCCTCGACCGGAAGCTACTTTAGACGGCAATGCTTTATTAACTTTATGTGTTGACTGGTCTAGTCGCGCTCATGATGTTTTGTATGCGATCGCTGGCAACCAGGGGAAAGGTGGTATTCCTATTCCTACAGATAATTTTAACGGAATAAACGTGGCTTTTTCATCCCGCCGCGGGGGAGTTTTTAACAAAGTAGACGTGGCTAATCTGGCGGGTGTTAACCAAGGGGTGAATGGAAGACTAGCTGGAAGGGAATTTGACCTGGATGGGCGTCGCGCTATCAGTTTAGTTGCTCCTGGTAATAATATTCCTTTGCTCAATCCAGATGGCAAATTGAACAAGGTTACAGGTACTAGTTTTGCCGCGCCTCAAGTTACGGCTACCGTTGCTCTGTTGCAAGAACTTGCAGACCGACAGATGCGGACAAAACAACCCCACTGGAGCATTGATTCTCGGCGTCATCAAGTGATGAAAGCTGTATTGCTGAATTCAGCAGACAAACTTTTAGATAGCGGCGATGGCTTAAAGTTGGGAATGACGCGGACGCTAATTGATAAGCAAAATCAAAACTGGCTAGATTCTGATGCTTATAAAGATCCAAAGATTCCTTTAGATGCCCAAATGGGAGCGGGTCATTTAAATGTATTTCGCGCTTATCAACAATTTAGTGCTGGTCAGTGGCAAGCATCAGCTGCGGTGCCTGCTATTGGTTGGGATTATCGCACAGTTGATGTTGGAGCATTTGTTGACTATATATTAGCAAAACCCTTAAAGCAGGGAAGTTTTGTTGCTGTCACCCTGAGTTGGGATCGATTGGTAGAACTCAACGATAAAAATAAAAACCAGCAATATGATCTAGGCGAAACTTTTCGCGATCGCGGCTTAAATAATCTCGACCTATACTTAGTAAAAGCTGATGCTCAAAATTCTGATGCTGGTGCTATTTGCTCCTCAATCAGCCAAATTGATAGTGTAGAACATATTTTCTGCCCCGTTACTGCTACTGGCGATTACAAAATCCGTGTCCAGTTTCGTCAAAAGCTCAATGAAGCGACTCAACCCTACAGTTTAGCTTGGTGGAGTGTACCTATTAATTAA